A region of Veillonellaceae bacterium DNA encodes the following proteins:
- a CDS encoding alanine--tRNA ligase-related protein, whose translation MEMNELFYKDAYLKEFDAVVTSCQEGKNGFEVVLDDTAFYPEGGGQPWDTGTLNDAKVTSVRKKDGVIIHYTDKPLAEGTKVHGVIDWIRRFDHMQNHSGEHIFSGLVHKKFGYDNVGFHLHDIVTVDFNGMMTWQDALEIERKANEVIWKDAETKISFPSKEELSSMDYRSKIELDGTVRIVEFPEGDTCACCGTHVSRAGEVGIVKVLSLARHKGGVRIELVCGRRAMEMMDKIYDLNEDIAVRFSVKPFETKEAVEKQAEEKAELMARLADANRRYFALKAGVLAEGKRAVLLYEEELNAGEIHKFCEYLMETGKDDIYFVLSKKDQDSLNYVIGSTKEDLRPLIREWNKSLHGRGGGRSEMVQGSFSCRLSEAEELVRSLNEEL comes from the coding sequence ATGGAGATGAATGAACTCTTTTATAAAGATGCCTATCTGAAGGAATTTGACGCAGTCGTCACATCCTGCCAGGAAGGGAAAAACGGCTTCGAAGTCGTCCTTGATGATACGGCATTTTATCCTGAAGGCGGCGGACAGCCATGGGATACCGGCACACTGAATGATGCCAAAGTCACATCCGTCCGGAAGAAAGACGGCGTGATCATCCATTATACTGACAAGCCTTTAGCAGAAGGTACAAAGGTCCATGGTGTGATAGACTGGATCCGCCGCTTCGACCATATGCAGAACCATTCCGGCGAGCATATCTTTTCCGGACTTGTCCATAAGAAATTCGGCTATGACAATGTGGGATTCCATCTCCATGATATCGTGACGGTCGATTTCAATGGCATGATGACATGGCAGGATGCACTGGAAATCGAAAGAAAAGCCAATGAAGTCATCTGGAAGGATGCAGAGACGAAGATTTCGTTCCCGTCAAAGGAAGAGCTTTCCTCCATGGATTACAGAAGCAAGATCGAGCTTGACGGTACTGTCCGCATCGTGGAATTTCCTGAAGGCGACACCTGCGCCTGCTGCGGCACGCATGTATCACGCGCAGGGGAGGTAGGCATCGTCAAAGTCCTCTCCCTTGCCAGACATAAAGGCGGCGTCCGCATCGAGCTTGTCTGCGGAAGAAGAGCCATGGAAATGATGGATAAGATTTACGACCTCAATGAGGACATTGCCGTCCGTTTCTCCGTCAAGCCTTTTGAAACAAAGGAAGCTGTCGAAAAACAGGCTGAAGAGAAGGCAGAACTCATGGCAAGGCTTGCTGATGCCAACCGCCGCTATTTCGCTCTTAAAGCGGGCGTACTCGCAGAGGGGAAGCGTGCCGTCCTTTTGTACGAAGAAGAGCTGAACGCCGGGGAAATCCACAAATTCTGTGAATATTTGATGGAAACAGGGAAGGATGACATCTACTTCGTCCTTTCAAAGAAGGATCAGGACTCCCTGAACTATGTCATTGGCAGCACAAAGGAAGATCTCCGTCCTCTCATCAGGGAATGGAACAAATCGCTTCATGGAAGAGGCGGCGGAAGGAGCGAAATGGTGCAGGGCTCCTTCTCCTGCCGGCTTTCTGAAGCAGAAGAACTTGTCCGCAGTTTGAATGAAGAGTTGTGA
- a CDS encoding flavin reductase: protein MSFKEIPVEECGLNAFADLAKYCIVTAVNKEKCNPMVVTWGAFGVMWRKPTATIYIRQSRFTKTILDSQDYYTLSFLPVSYKPKESYMGSHSGRDGDKFEGSGLTPYFIGDEAAGVEEADLILVCKKIYSHEMTSEFYTDKETYQRWNEGRQAGNNHSVFVGEIVKVLKKE from the coding sequence ATGTCTTTCAAAGAAATACCCGTAGAAGAATGCGGACTCAATGCGTTTGCCGATCTGGCGAAGTACTGTATCGTTACAGCAGTCAATAAGGAAAAATGCAATCCGATGGTTGTCACCTGGGGTGCCTTCGGCGTTATGTGGAGAAAACCGACTGCAACGATCTATATCCGTCAGAGCCGCTTCACCAAGACGATCCTGGACAGCCAGGACTATTACACACTTTCCTTCCTTCCGGTTTCCTACAAGCCGAAGGAAAGCTACATGGGATCCCATTCCGGACGCGACGGAGACAAATTCGAAGGAAGCGGCCTCACACCATACTTCATCGGTGACGAAGCTGCCGGTGTAGAAGAAGCCGATCTCATCCTTGTATGCAAGAAGATTTACTCGCATGAAATGACCTCTGAATTCTACACGGATAAGGAAACGTACCAGCGCTGGAATGAAGGAAGACAGGCCGGCAACAACCACAGTGTTTTCGTGGGAGAAATCGTGAAGGTACTCAAAAAAGAATAA
- a CDS encoding efflux transporter outer membrane subunit has product MNQRKRAVWGFILCSLLCCGAGVSAKEAAAGEKAAMPLWTNAASQYENPYFTGNPDASLSAETLSSWWTVFHDDTLNELIGKALAGSRDMEEARSRLLQAREQAGITKAEKLPWVNADGGWVRGEMPDDITRGILPAQLQNMPLGIEGSNSATYAGLDASWELDLFGKKSAKVREARGALEAQRGMLYSTWVSLSAEVAMNYITLRTLQAELDVTEKSIDNMKENLSLMQVNQESGLVSSVPVDQLTYTLKETESQIPELKSSIAGTMSKIAILTGTTPGALDTMLMTPKPLPDIDPTLYNAIPADVLRQRPDVYAAESAWAAQIAKTDEAKAEMKPKISILGVLGLATLGTGGLFSAGSRAFGIMPQVTFPLFNGGALRRNVNVQSEKEKEAKAKYENTVLKAAGEVRTAMTSVSQDKIRQDSLETGRDKAKEALDLAENQYQHGLSDYMGVLDAERHYLSLNQSCAVAKGKQMTDLVSLFKALGGGWKPLDEETIKGAKNDQNEENAGGEGK; this is encoded by the coding sequence ATGAATCAGAGAAAAAGAGCGGTATGGGGCTTTATCCTGTGTTCTCTCCTCTGCTGCGGAGCAGGAGTCTCGGCCAAGGAGGCGGCTGCAGGGGAAAAAGCGGCCATGCCATTGTGGACCAATGCAGCGTCCCAGTATGAAAATCCATATTTTACAGGAAATCCGGATGCATCCCTTTCTGCGGAAACACTTTCCTCCTGGTGGACTGTATTTCATGACGATACGTTAAATGAGCTGATCGGAAAGGCACTTGCCGGGAGCCGTGACATGGAAGAGGCCCGCTCAAGGCTCCTGCAGGCAAGGGAGCAGGCAGGCATCACGAAGGCAGAGAAGCTTCCATGGGTGAATGCTGACGGCGGATGGGTCCGCGGAGAAATGCCGGATGATATCACGCGCGGCATCCTTCCTGCCCAGCTTCAGAATATGCCGCTTGGCATAGAAGGAAGCAACAGCGCGACGTATGCCGGTCTTGATGCGTCCTGGGAACTCGATCTTTTCGGAAAGAAGAGCGCCAAGGTCCGGGAAGCAAGGGGAGCGCTTGAAGCGCAGAGAGGCATGCTCTATTCCACATGGGTATCCCTTTCTGCAGAAGTAGCCATGAACTATATCACGCTGAGGACGCTTCAGGCAGAACTGGATGTGACAGAAAAATCCATTGATAACATGAAGGAGAATCTGTCACTTATGCAGGTGAATCAGGAAAGCGGTCTTGTTTCCTCCGTGCCAGTCGACCAGCTGACATATACGCTGAAGGAAACGGAATCCCAGATCCCTGAGCTCAAGTCGTCCATTGCAGGCACTATGTCAAAGATTGCCATCCTTACAGGAACGACGCCGGGGGCGCTTGACACCATGCTCATGACGCCAAAGCCGCTTCCTGACATCGATCCGACGCTGTATAATGCGATCCCTGCCGACGTGCTGAGGCAGCGGCCTGATGTCTATGCCGCTGAAAGCGCATGGGCCGCGCAGATTGCCAAGACGGATGAGGCAAAGGCTGAGATGAAGCCGAAAATTTCCATCCTGGGCGTGCTGGGACTTGCAACGCTTGGCACAGGAGGACTGTTCTCGGCAGGAAGCCGTGCTTTTGGCATCATGCCGCAGGTCACATTCCCGCTCTTCAATGGCGGGGCGCTCAGGAGAAATGTGAACGTGCAGTCCGAGAAGGAAAAAGAAGCAAAGGCAAAGTACGAGAATACGGTGCTGAAGGCAGCCGGAGAAGTCCGCACGGCGATGACATCGGTCAGCCAGGATAAGATCAGACAGGATTCCCTGGAAACGGGGAGGGACAAGGCGAAGGAAGCTTTGGACCTAGCAGAAAATCAGTACCAGCACGGCCTTTCCGATTACATGGGTGTGCTCGATGCCGAGCGTCACTATCTTTCCCTGAACCAGTCCTGCGCTGTGGCAAAGGGAAAACAGATGACAGACCTTGTTTCCCTGTTCAAAGCGCTCGGAGGCGGTTGGAAGCCTCTGGATGAGGAAACAATAAAAGGTGCAAAAAATGATCAGAACGAGGAAAATGCAGGAGGTGAAGGGAAATGA